CCACCCGATCGACCACCCGGGCGATCTCCTTGGCGAGGATGGCCGTGAAGATGAGCGAGAAGGCCCAGTTCAGGTAGCTGGTGAACATCGAGATGAAGGCCGTCATGACCACGGCTTGGCGGGCATCCCCGGGCAGGGTGGCGATCCAGGCGATGAGACGGCTCAGGATCCTGGAGGTGGCCACCACATAGCCACCGATGATGATCATGGCCATCTGCAGGGTGAAGGGGATGAGGGACCAGAAGCCCTTGCCCCAGGAGTCGATCAGCTTGGCGGTACCCTCACCGGTGAGCATGCCCGCAGCCAGGATGACCAGGGTGCCCACGAGCACGAATCCGAAGGCATCCGGCATCCACTTCTCGGTCCATGCGGTGAACCGGAGCGCAATGCGCGAAAGGAGGTTCCCCTTCCCCCGGGTGGCGATCGAATCAACAGTGTCCATGGCATCCCTCAAGCAGTCCCGGCCCCTTCCCGAGCAGAGCCCCGGCAAGACATCCGGGAATGCTGCTCTTGGTGATGGAGACCTGGGGACATCCTAGCTGGGATGGCCGATTTTCACATCCTTGAGGCCAGATGACCCAGCAATTGGCCCAGGTTCTCCCCACCGGCCACCACTGGGCGCCCCAGGGACTGGGAGAGGGCACCCAGGGTATGGTCATCCAGGAAGAGGGAACCAGGATGGCCGGCACTCCCCCCCTGGAGGGTGTACTGGTCCGTGGGGCCGGTGCCCAGGCGGAGGGAGGCGCTGGGCACGGCGATGGCATCCACCCAGTCGGGGCTGCCCCCATGGGCCTCCCGGTCCGCCAGGGCAGCGGCCTCCAGATCATGCCCGCAGAGAAGTCCGGCCACCGTCACCATCTCCCCGAAGCTCCGGTTGGGGACGGCAACGGCCCGGAGATGGCTCCCCACCTCCCGGTTCAGCCGGGCCAGGACCCCGTTGAGCACCGGAGCGAAGCTGGCTCCCGTGAGGAGGAGGATGCGCCTTCCGGCAAAGCCCTCCGCCTTGGGGCTCTTGATGAAGCGCCGGCTGTGCTCCAGGAAACGGCGGATCATGCCCACCCCGTTCTCCAGCTGAGCCCAGGAGCGGGAGTAGAAGCTGCGCCCGGGCACCTCGACCCCGGCCCGGGTGAACCACTCGTCCGCCAAGAGCAGCCAGGGCTCCCCGTCGTTCTCCCTGGTGTAGCGACGGACCTCGGGCACCCAGCGGTCGACCCAGCTCCGGGCGTAGTCGCTCCCTACATCACTCAGCAGGGGCAGCCCCTCCCTGTGGGCGGTGAGCCCCACGGGAACGCAGGAGAGGCTCAGGATGCCCTCCCGGCGCTCCCAGAGCTCGCGGACGGTCTTCTCCCAGACCTCGCCATCGTTGTAGTCCGGCGCCACCACCACCTGGGTGTGCATCTGGACGCCTCCGGCGATCAGGCGGTCGAGCTTGCGGAGGATACCTCCCTCCCGCGGGTTGCCCACCACCCGCACCCGGGCCTCGGGGTCGGTGGCGTGGACGGAGACGTGGATGGGGCTGAGGCGCTCCCGGATCACCCGGTCCAGCTCGGCATCGTCACTGGATGAGAGGGTCGTGAAGTGCCCGTAGAGGAAGGAGAGGCGGATGTCCTCATCCTTGAGATAGAGGCTCTGCCGGAAACCCTTGGGCATCTGCTGGACGAAGCAGAAGACGCAGTTCTGGCGGCAGACCTTGACCTTGTCCTCCGCCAGGTCCACACCGAGTCCATCCCCCCCGTGCTCGAAGAGGGCGGAGTCCCGGCTGCCGTCCGGGCGCTCCCAGACCACCTCGGTCTCATCCGAGAGACTCACCAAGTACTGGTAGTTGAGCTGGTCCAGGACCGGCTCCCCACCGATGCTGAGCAGGCGATCCCCGGCCTCGATCCCGGCCTCCTCGGCCAGGGATTCGGGATACACCTCAATCACCAGGACTCCCTGTTTGCGTGCGCTCATGGCTGCCTCAGTAGACAAAAAGATCGTCCTGGAGGGGGCCTTCCGCCAGCCCCGGTATGCTGCTGTGCCCCCCGATGCCCGGACAGCGGCGGGCTGCCCCTTCAGGCATCCTTCTTCTCTGCCAGCTCCAGCCACTCCAGCTCGAGTTCCTCCAAGCGGCCCTTCAGGTCCTCCTGGGTCTTGAGGGCGGCATGGCCGGGACTGTCCGCGGCGATGAAGGCCTCTGGCGCATTCAGGATCGAATCCAGGGCCGCCAGCTCCGTCTGGAGTCCCTCCATGAGCTGCTCCACCTCGGCCAGGCGCCGCTGTTCCTTCTGGGAGAGACCGGGCTTCTTCGCCTTGGGGGCCTCCACCTTCGGAGCCGCCACCTTGGGAGCCGGTGCCTTGGCTGCCTGCTCAGCAGCCCGCCGCTCCTCCCGGAGTGCGCGGACCGTGCTGGGGTTGCCCTCGTAAAGCTCCCACTTGAGGGGACGCTCGGGGTTCCAGGCCAGGGTGTGGGTGGCCACCTGATCCAGGAAAAAGCGGTCGTGGCTCACCAACAGGAGAGTGCCCGGATAGTCGACAAGCGCCTCCTCCAGGTTCTGGAGGGTGGGGATGTCCAGATCGTTGGTGGGCTCATCCAGCACCAGGAGGTCGGAGGGATGGAGCATGGACTTGGCCAGGAGCAGCCGGTTCCGCTCCCCGCCGGAGAGTGTCGAGGCGGCCCGCTTCTGCTGTTCCACGGGGAAGCCGAAGCGGGTCAGGTAGACATGGGCCAGGATCTCGGATCCCCCCACCTTCACCACCGCCGCCCGCTCCGCCAGGTTGTCCAGGATGGAGGCCGAGCCGTCCACCTCGCCCCGTCCCTGGGAGATGGCGCAGACCGAGAGCTTCGGGTGACGTTCGATGGCTCCGGTGGAGGGTTCCAGATCCCCCAGGATCAGCTTCAGGAGGGTGCTCTTCCCGCAGCCGTTGGGGCCCAGGAGGGCCACCCGCATGCCCCGCTGGAGGACCAGGTCCAGGCCCCCCACCAGCTCCCGGCCATCGCCGTATCCGAAGCGGACCCCCTCGAGATTCAGCAGAGCATCGCTGCGGTTGTCCCCCCGCTGGAAGCTGAGGGACTGGCGCTGCTCCACCCGGGAACGGTCCGCCACCTCGTCCTTGAGATCCAGCACATCCTGGATCCGCAGCTTGCTCTTGCGGGTGCGGGCCTTGGCCCCCCGGCGGAGCCAGGCCATCTCCCGGCGCAGGCGGTTCTGCATGTGGTCGGTGAGGCGGGCCTCCCGGAACTCCTGATCGGCCTTGAGCAGGAGGTAGTCGCTGTAGCTGCCTTCGTAGGTGTTGACGCGCCCTCCCTCCAGCTCGAGCATCCGGTCCACCACGCTGTCCAACAGATGGCGGTCGTGGGTGATGAGCAGGAGCGCCCCCTGGAAGCCCTGAAGCCAAGCCTCCAGCCGCTCCACCTGCTCGGGGTCCAGGTGGTTGGTGGGCTCGTCCAGCACCAGCACATCGGGATCCTTGAGCCAGGCCTGAGCCAGGGCCACCCGCTTGCGCCAGCCTCCGGAGAGACTCTCGACCTTGACCTCGGGGTCTTTCAGTCCCCAGGCACTCATGGCCTCCTTGAGCCGCGGCTCCAGATCCCAGCCCATGCGATTGAGGTGGTGTTCCGTGCGCTCCAGCTCCTCGTGGAGGCGGGCCTCATCCGCAGCGGCAACCCCGTGCAGGCGTTCCAGCAGAGCGGCATGGAGGCAGATCAGGTCCCGATGATCCGCCAGTGCCGCCTCCAGGGCCTCCCGCACCGTGGCATCGGGCTCGAAGTGGGGATCCTGGGCCAGGCGGGCGATGCGGAGGCCCTGGGTGACGATGACCTCACCCGCGTCGGGGGTGTCCTCTCCGCTGAGCAGCTTGAAGAGGGTGCTCTTCCCGGCGCCATTGCGCCCGATGAGCCCCACCTTCTCCCCCTGCTGGAGGCCGAAGCTGAGCTCGTCCAGGATGGGATCGGCCCCGAAGCGCTTGGAAACCTTGACCAGACTGAGGGCGATGGGCATGACGACTCCGACCCTCCAGTCTGCCATGCCCAGGTCCCTTCGTCCCGACCTACATCCGATAGCTGAGCCCCAGGACGAAGTCGTCGCTGTCCCGGCTGTTGTGGGTGAGGACCCTGTTCCAGATCGCCCGCCCCCCCCAGGGCCCCAGGAAGCGATAGGCTGCGGTGAGAGAGACCAGTCCCCCCAGGTTGTCCCGTGAGACGCTGCCCGTGCGGGGCAGCTTCTCGTCCAGGAACACGTAGACACCCCCGCCCACCCCGAGGGTGAACTTCCCCGGCAGGTAGGTGCCCACCAACCAGACTTGAGAGCCCAGGCCGTTGCGGCGCACCACCTGGGGATCCCCTTCATAGAGCCAGGTGAAGGTCCAATCACAGTGCTCCATCAGGCTTTTGCGGATCTCGGCGCCGAAGGCCAAGCCCTTCTGGTCCTCGATGCTGTTGAGAACGGACTGTCCGGCGAAGATCGTGATCTCATCCGGAAGGAGACGCTCCAGCCCCTCCCCCTCCTCCCGGTCCCCGGGCGTGCTCCGCCCCAACCTGCAGCCCACCCCGAGCAGGGTCTGGTTGCTGTCCGGCCCTCCGTTCACATGGATGCGGTTGAGCTGGAGCCGTCCCAGGGTTGCCTCGCTGGGCCTGAAGGTGGTGCTCACGCTGAAGATGCGTCCGGTCCCCTGAGTGTTCTCATAGTGGCTATCGGTCCCGATGTCCGTGTCCGCAAAGCCGTAGAGGCCGGCACCGAAGTCCAGGGAGAGGTGGTGCCGGAGCAGCGGCAGGCTGAGCCAGCCCTGGAGGGCCAGTCCGTCCCGCTTGTGACCATCCAGGTGACCCTCGTTGACGTAGCCCCCTCCCAGGGATAAGCGGGGGGCGACCCGGACCCGGTAATCCACCTGCCAGGCCATGGCCCGGTCCGTGCGGTCGGGAGTCTGGGCGCTGCCCACCAGGAGCATGAGGTCCGAGGCGCGCCCGGCCTGCAGTCCGGCCAGCAGGAGCAGGGCAGAGAGAACCCTAGCGCCAGTCATCGAGCACCCAGGCTCCTGGATGGCAGAAGCCCTCCAGGTTCGGACGATGGAGCGAGATGCCGGTGAGTTGGATGCGGTAACCCCTCTCCAGCAGGGCCTCGTAAGCCCCAGTCCTCGCCGTGTTCACCCCGGCCACCACTTGGCAGGCCCCCCGGGAGGCAGCCAGGCCCTCGATCTGCTGAAGCAGGGCTCCGAAGCGCCCTGGGGCCCCCGCTCCACCCCGGACGGCGGCGGCTTTCACATAGCAGGCCCCACTCCCCCCCTCGCTTCCGGAGCCCAGGTGGCAGAGGGCATAGCCGACCAGCTCCGCGCCTTCATAGAGGCAGAGCAACTCCCCAAGTCCCGAGGTCAGGGCATGGCGTATCTCCCGGGTCAGGTCCAGTCCCGGCAGGAGGGTCCCGGCCAGCGCCCGGCACGCCTCCAGGCTGGCCTCCCTGGCTTCAGAGGGCAGCCCCGAGAGGAGCAGCGCCCCGTCGGGAGCCCCCTCGCCCACCTCCCGCCCCATGACGGCACACAGAAAGCGGGGACGAAAGCCGAAGTGCCCGTACAGGCCGAGGTGCAGGGGACTTTGGGAGAAGGTGTAGAGTCCGGCCTGGCTCACCCCCCAGGTCTCGAAGCAGTTCATGACAGCGCCCATGAGGCGCTTGGAGAGGCCCTGACCCCAATGGCGGGGATCCACCGAGAGCGGCCCGAAGAAGCCGAAGCTGCCCCAGTGGCTG
The sequence above is drawn from the uncultured Holophaga sp. genome and encodes:
- a CDS encoding DUF512 domain-containing protein — its product is MSARKQGVLVIEVYPESLAEEAGIEAGDRLLSIGGEPVLDQLNYQYLVSLSDETEVVWERPDGSRDSALFEHGGDGLGVDLAEDKVKVCRQNCVFCFVQQMPKGFRQSLYLKDEDIRLSFLYGHFTTLSSSDDAELDRVIRERLSPIHVSVHATDPEARVRVVGNPREGGILRKLDRLIAGGVQMHTQVVVAPDYNDGEVWEKTVRELWERREGILSLSCVPVGLTAHREGLPLLSDVGSDYARSWVDRWVPEVRRYTRENDGEPWLLLADEWFTRAGVEVPGRSFYSRSWAQLENGVGMIRRFLEHSRRFIKSPKAEGFAGRRILLLTGASFAPVLNGVLARLNREVGSHLRAVAVPNRSFGEMVTVAGLLCGHDLEAAALADREAHGGSPDWVDAIAVPSASLRLGTGPTDQYTLQGGSAGHPGSLFLDDHTLGALSQSLGRPVVAGGENLGQLLGHLASRM
- a CDS encoding ABC-F family ATP-binding cassette domain-containing protein, which gives rise to MPIALSLVKVSKRFGADPILDELSFGLQQGEKVGLIGRNGAGKSTLFKLLSGEDTPDAGEVIVTQGLRIARLAQDPHFEPDATVREALEAALADHRDLICLHAALLERLHGVAAADEARLHEELERTEHHLNRMGWDLEPRLKEAMSAWGLKDPEVKVESLSGGWRKRVALAQAWLKDPDVLVLDEPTNHLDPEQVERLEAWLQGFQGALLLITHDRHLLDSVVDRMLELEGGRVNTYEGSYSDYLLLKADQEFREARLTDHMQNRLRREMAWLRRGAKARTRKSKLRIQDVLDLKDEVADRSRVEQRQSLSFQRGDNRSDALLNLEGVRFGYGDGRELVGGLDLVLQRGMRVALLGPNGCGKSTLLKLILGDLEPSTGAIERHPKLSVCAISQGRGEVDGSASILDNLAERAAVVKVGGSEILAHVYLTRFGFPVEQQKRAASTLSGGERNRLLLAKSMLHPSDLLVLDEPTNDLDIPTLQNLEEALVDYPGTLLLVSHDRFFLDQVATHTLAWNPERPLKWELYEGNPSTVRALREERRAAEQAAKAPAPKVAAPKVEAPKAKKPGLSQKEQRRLAEVEQLMEGLQTELAALDSILNAPEAFIAADSPGHAALKTQEDLKGRLEELELEWLELAEKKDA
- a CDS encoding GNAT family N-acetyltransferase, coding for MNPLLRPLTQVDLPEADRIFRTAFGTFIGLPDPLAFTGDAAVVASRFHAFPEGAFGVEVEGRLVGSVFASHWGSFGFFGPLSVDPRHWGQGLSKRLMGAVMNCFETWGVSQAGLYTFSQSPLHLGLYGHFGFRPRFLCAVMGREVGEGAPDGALLLSGLPSEAREASLEACRALAGTLLPGLDLTREIRHALTSGLGELLCLYEGAELVGYALCHLGSGSEGGSGACYVKAAAVRGGAGAPGRFGALLQQIEGLAASRGACQVVAGVNTARTGAYEALLERGYRIQLTGISLHRPNLEGFCHPGAWVLDDWR